GAGAGATAGCAGAGAGGTACAGATACAACAAGAAGAGAAGGCATGAAGAGAGAGGTTCACACATTATTTCATTATACCTCTTGTTAACCAATATATGTTAACGTATAATTATTTTATAAAAGTAAAGGGGGACTTTTGTATGTATAAAATGACTTCTCATGAAAGGTTTTCGCGCATGTTTGAGCACAAAGAAGCTGACAGGATACCTATTATTGATGATCCATGGGAGACTACCATTGAAAGATGGCATAGGGAGGGGATGCCTGAAGGCGTAAGCTTTGTGGAATTTTTTGATCTGGATCGAGTTGCTCATATAAGTGTAGATAACAGTCCGCGATATGAAGCCAAAATTATTGAAGAAACTGATGAGTATAAAATATATACAACGTCGTGGGGTGCTACTTTAAAAAGTTGGAAACATATCACATCTACTCCAGAGTTTTTGGATTTCAGGATAAAAGACAGAATAAGCTGGAAAGAGGCCAAAGAGCGGATGGTGCCCTCTAGGGATAGGATTCCGTGGGACTATCTTCAAGCTAATTATAAAAAGTGGAGAGAAGAGGGGTACTGGATACAGGCCGGTTTGTGGTTTGGCTTTGATGTAACGCATTCATGGACAGTGGGCACAGAAAGGCTATTGATAGCGCTTATAGAGGATCCTGAGTGGTGTATTGACATGTTCAACCATTTCCTGGATGTCAATCTTGCTCTATTGGATATGGTATGGGATGCTGGTTATCACTTTGACAGCGTATTCTGGCCAGATGATATGGGCTATAAAAACAACCAATTTTTCTCCGTCAATACCTACAGGAATCTACTAAAACCTATCCACAAAAAAGCTATTGATTGGGCTCACAGCAAAGGAATCAAAGCACACCTGCACTCATGTGGTGATATCAGGCCATTTATACCCGAGCTGATAGATATTGGCCTTGATGCGCTAAATCCTCTGGAGGTCAAAGCGGGTGTGGATACAATAGAATTAAAGAAAAAGTATGGCAAGGACCTGGTCTTACACGGAGGCATCAATGCGGTACTGTGGAATGATAGAGAGGCTATAGAGGCTGAGATAAAAGAAAAAGTGCCTGTATTGAAGGAGTCTGGAGGGTATATTTTCTCCTCTGATCACTCGGTGCCTGATACGGTTAGCCTTGAGGATTTCAGGCATATAGTAGAATTGGCTAAGGAAATGGGAAAATATTAAGGCTTTTAGCTACTTATTAGGCTAAAAGCCTTAATAATAAAAATATAAGGGGGGAGGATGAATATGAGCTTAAAAGAGAAGAAATTGCTTGTTAATGATGGCTGTACTGGCTGGCGGATAGTCATAGGAGATGATGCATCACCATCTGAGAGATATGCCAGTGAGGAATTACAGCATTTTATAAAAGAGATATCCGGCGTATGTATACCTATAGTGAAAGATTCGTGTGAAAAGAGGGAAAACGAAATCATACTGGGCAATAACAAACATCTATCTCAACTAGGGCTTGATATAGACTGGCTAAAACTCGGTGATGAGGGCTTTATAATTAAAACAGTGAACAGCAATTTAATCATTGCTGGTGGAAAACTTAGGGGAACCCTATATGGAGTGTATACTTTCCTTGAAGATTATCTTGGTTGCCGATGGCTAAGTTCAAAAGTAAGTTCTATACCCAAAAGGAAAATAATTGAGATCCCAGAGATTGATATCGAACAAATTCCGGTACTAGAATATAGGGAACCATTCTATTTTGATGCTTTCGATGGAGATTGGTGTGCCAGGAATAAATGTAACAGCAGTTTTGGAAGATTAGAAGAAAAACACGGTAACAAGATGAAATATTCAACCCACTTTGTACACACATTCAATGAATTGGTACCTGTATCGGAGTATTTTGATACACATCCAGAATATTTTTCTGAGGTTAATGGTAAACGCATTTCTGAACATACCCAGCTTTGTTTGACTAACGAGGATGTTTTCAAAATTGCTCTTGATAGAGTTAGAGAATGGATTGAAAAAGAACCGGATGCAAAAATATTTTCGGTATCCCAGAACGATTGGTATAACCCTTGTCAGTGTAAAAACTGTAGAGAAATAGATGAACGAGAAGGAAGCCACAGCGGTACTTTGCTTTACTTTGTCAACCGGATTGCTGAAGAGATAGAAAAAGACTATCCGGATAAATTAATAGATACATTGGCGTACCAGTATACAAGAAAGCCACCGAAATACGTTCGACCGAGAAAGAATGTTATTATAAGGCTTTGCAGTATAGAATCCTGTTTTTCTCATCCATTTGAGGAATGTGACGCTGTCAGTTATCCATTTAGGGATAGGGTGGAGGAGGGCTCTTCTTTTGCAAAGGATTTACAGGAATGGGCTAAGATTACTGATAGGTTGTATGTGTGGGACTATGTGACAAATTTCGCGCATTATATAATGCCTTTCCCGAACTTGTATGTACTCCAACCCAATATAAAATTTATGATAAAAAATAATGTAAAGGGAATTTTTGAGGAAGGTAACTATTCACAGGGCGGAAAAGGCGAGTTTGCAGAACTTAGAGCATATGTGCTGGCTAAGCTGCTGTGGAATCCCGATTATGATGTTGACCTTGCAATAAATGAATTTTTAATCGGATATTACGGCAGTGCTGCAGCGCCTATAAGGCAATATATCGATATGTTGCATAGAAAAGTTGTAGATGAGAATATACACGTGGGTATTTTTGATCCACCGACAAGTAAGTATTTATCAAAAGATATTCTGGAAAAAGCTGAAGAATTATTCGACAGGGCAGAAATGTTGGCTGATAACGATGAGATACTTGAAAGAGTGCGCATTGCTAGATTGCCAATAGAATATGTAAAATTATCTACAACGCCAGGTTATTATCCTAACAGGGCTGAATTAGTTAAGAGCTTTTTTGCAAAGATCAAGAAAGCTGGAATTACACAAATAAAAGAAGGACAATCCCTTGAAGAGTCTCAGCGAATAATGGAAAAAGGAAAGGAGTGTGTTATATGAAAGACGATGTCAATAAAGATCCTGTCGATTATGTTAAGCCATATATAGGATCTATTGGACATTTACTGACGGCAACATCACCAACTGTCATGCTTCCCCACAGTATGGTTCAAGTGTCACCTGTTTTTACTCCAGGGATAACGGATGTATACTTAGCTGATAAAATATATGGTTTTCCTGTAGGGGCATGCACTATTATGCCTACAGTAAATTGTGATGAGATTCAACCTTCAAAATGCGCATCGTCATTTGATCATGATTTTGAAACAGCGACGCCATATTATTATTCGGTTTTACTGGAAGATTATGATATTACTGTTGAGTACACCGTTACATATCATGCCATATATTACCGATTTACGTTTCCGGCTTCTGCGAATTCTAACATACTTATCAGTGCACTGGATGCTGGTGAACTTGAGGTCACAGATTTCAGGGTAGTAAAAGGATATTGCATATTAAATGGTATGAAGCGTTATATATACATGGAATTTTCCAGGCCGTTTGAAGGATATAGTGTATATAAAGAGGGAAGGCAAGAAATTGTTCAACAAAAAGCATTTAAGCTTGAGGCCGAAAAAACAGGATTTGCCGCAAAGTATGAAACATCAGATAAAGATTGTATTGAAGTAAAAGTAGGGTTGTCCTATATAGATGTAGATCAGGCACACCGAAATCTTGTGACAGAGATACCGGATTGGGATTTTGAGAGTATCAAAAGTCAGGCCAGAGATATATGGAATAACGCATTAAAAGCCATAGAAGTTAAGGGTGGAACAGAAAAGCAACGCACTATATTTTATACCGCGCTTTATAGAGCCATGAGTCGCATGGTTAATGTGACAGAGTATGGCAGGTATTACAGCAATTACGACAAAAAGGTTCATGACTGCGAAGGTCACGATTTTTACGTAAATGATGGGATATGGGATACCTATCGCTGCATGCATCCACTGCAATTGCTTATAGACTCCAGAAGGCAGATGGACATGATACGTTCGTACTTACACATTTATGAGAACACAGGATGGTTACCGACTTTTCCTCATCTGGAAAGAGACCTGGATGTAATGATAGGCAATCACGCAGCGGCTTTTATATTAGACGCATATATGAAAGGCTATAGGGATTTTGATGTAGAAAAAGCTTATGAAGCCATGAAAAAGAATGCCATGGAGT
This genomic window from Caldanaerobius fijiensis DSM 17918 contains:
- a CDS encoding uroporphyrinogen decarboxylase family protein; this encodes MYKMTSHERFSRMFEHKEADRIPIIDDPWETTIERWHREGMPEGVSFVEFFDLDRVAHISVDNSPRYEAKIIEETDEYKIYTTSWGATLKSWKHITSTPEFLDFRIKDRISWKEAKERMVPSRDRIPWDYLQANYKKWREEGYWIQAGLWFGFDVTHSWTVGTERLLIALIEDPEWCIDMFNHFLDVNLALLDMVWDAGYHFDSVFWPDDMGYKNNQFFSVNTYRNLLKPIHKKAIDWAHSKGIKAHLHSCGDIRPFIPELIDIGLDALNPLEVKAGVDTIELKKKYGKDLVLHGGINAVLWNDREAIEAEIKEKVPVLKESGGYIFSSDHSVPDTVSLEDFRHIVELAKEMGKY
- a CDS encoding GH92 family glycosyl hydrolase translates to MKDDVNKDPVDYVKPYIGSIGHLLTATSPTVMLPHSMVQVSPVFTPGITDVYLADKIYGFPVGACTIMPTVNCDEIQPSKCASSFDHDFETATPYYYSVLLEDYDITVEYTVTYHAIYYRFTFPASANSNILISALDAGELEVTDFRVVKGYCILNGMKRYIYMEFSRPFEGYSVYKEGRQEIVQQKAFKLEAEKTGFAAKYETSDKDCIEVKVGLSYIDVDQAHRNLVTEIPDWDFESIKSQARDIWNNALKAIEVKGGTEKQRTIFYTALYRAMSRMVNVTEYGRYYSNYDKKVHDCEGHDFYVNDGIWDTYRCMHPLQLLIDSRRQMDMIRSYLHIYENTGWLPTFPHLERDLDVMIGNHAAAFILDAYMKGYRDFDVEKAYEAMKKNAMECTKLPWRKGPLTELDKVYLEKGFFPALDKGEEETVKEVHPFERRQAVSVTLEWSYDDWCVAQMAKALNKEEDYRYFAKRAQNYKNLYNERIGFMAPKNAHGEWVKDFDPKLGGGLGGRDYTTECNSWIYTFHVQHDIDGLIDLMGGKEKFAERLDALFTEQYDGPKYRFLGQFPDSTGLIGQYAQGNEPSFHIPYLYNYAGQPWKTQRIVRKIMDIWYGDGPLGICGDEDGGAMSSWFVFSAMGFYPVCPGKPVYDIGSPIFEEIKIHIDNDKVFTIKAINVSSKNKYIQSAELNGKPLNEPWIKHEDIVNGGTLVFHMGPRPNKSWGI
- a CDS encoding DUF4838 domain-containing protein, coding for MSLKEKKLLVNDGCTGWRIVIGDDASPSERYASEELQHFIKEISGVCIPIVKDSCEKRENEIILGNNKHLSQLGLDIDWLKLGDEGFIIKTVNSNLIIAGGKLRGTLYGVYTFLEDYLGCRWLSSKVSSIPKRKIIEIPEIDIEQIPVLEYREPFYFDAFDGDWCARNKCNSSFGRLEEKHGNKMKYSTHFVHTFNELVPVSEYFDTHPEYFSEVNGKRISEHTQLCLTNEDVFKIALDRVREWIEKEPDAKIFSVSQNDWYNPCQCKNCREIDEREGSHSGTLLYFVNRIAEEIEKDYPDKLIDTLAYQYTRKPPKYVRPRKNVIIRLCSIESCFSHPFEECDAVSYPFRDRVEEGSSFAKDLQEWAKITDRLYVWDYVTNFAHYIMPFPNLYVLQPNIKFMIKNNVKGIFEEGNYSQGGKGEFAELRAYVLAKLLWNPDYDVDLAINEFLIGYYGSAAAPIRQYIDMLHRKVVDENIHVGIFDPPTSKYLSKDILEKAEELFDRAEMLADNDEILERVRIARLPIEYVKLSTTPGYYPNRAELVKSFFAKIKKAGITQIKEGQSLEESQRIMEKGKECVI